Below is a window of Desmonostoc muscorum LEGE 12446 DNA.
CTTGGGGAGTTGCGTCGCCTAAGTCGGCGATCGCTTGCCAATCAAGAGCCAGTTTTAGACATATCTCTTGAAAATTTGCATAATCTATGCCTTTGCCTGTAAAAAATTTGTTGACAGTTGCTAAAGCCAGTCCTAACTCTTGAGCGAAGCTTTTTTGGCTGGGATAGCCATTGCGTTTCAGGGCTAGTTTGACTTTTTCAACATAATCAAGGCGAACTTTGAGCGATCGCGACATAGATTGATGTATACGCAAAAATACTTAGAACTCATCATAGCCTAAGTTAGTCACAAGTTAGTATCAAGTCATTATTTTTTCAGTATTGAACTCAGTATTTGACCAATTTTAATGAATTTATCGAGCAGGAGATGTACTTCTGAAGTCTCATCTGCAAGACCAAAAACATCAGGACTGAGAGCAAGACAATTCTTACAGCTTGCTTTAAAGCTTGAAATGATCAAAAGATTACTTGGAGAATAGTATGACGAAAGTAAAAGTTCAATTGGTGAGTGTTCAAGCTAGAGATACTGAAGATATATTCGGTGATGAGTTTTATCTAGTTGGTGCGTTGGCAGCAGGAGCAATTAGAAAGCCAATTCTGACAACTCCTATCAGCATTCAAAGTGGCGAGACCAAAACTTTTAAGCCAGGGCAGACAATTTTATTTGAGGGTGTTGTACCAAAAGGACAAACGATTAGAGGCGGACTAAAGGCTTACGACGAAGATTTGGCAAAAGATTGGTCTAAATATAATGATGCACTTAAAAAGATTGACAATGCCGTTTCAACAATTTCTCAAAATGCTGAAGCTGAAGCAATAATTTTGCAAGCTATAGAAGCTTTAGGTTTTTTTGCAAGTTTGGATAAAGATGACTTCTTGGGTTCTACAAACTTAGAAATATCTCCCGTAGGGCCTAATTTGGAAGAAGTTAGTTGGAGAATTAAAAGATCCGATTTTCCACTGTGGTCAGACTGGGATTACAGCGTTCGATATCGGATTACTCGTTCCTAAAATCCGGACTTCAGACTGACAAAAATTAAATGAATGTATTTGCTTTTTTGATTCTCTAATAATTAAATTTTAGAGAACATAGCAAATAAATTTGGACTTGAAGAACATTGCTTAGCAATGTTCTTCAATAATCATCAATCCTGACTAAATATTAATAACTAGCAGCTAAAAATGAGCGAAAAATTATCCTTTATATGCTAGTTATTCGGCAGTTTAGCATTACCAAAACCACAAAGAAACCTATGTCTACATCTACCATATCTGTCAGCAATCACAGCATTACCAAATACATTCACGGTTACACAAAAGATGAGCAAGACCGCCTCATTAGACAAAGCAATTTTTTAGAGCCTTACATATATAGCAATGTTGATTTTTCTAATTGTCATCACATTATTGAAGTAGGTTGTGGAGTAGGAGCGCAAATAGAAGCTCTATTAAAACGTTGGCCAGATTTAAAAATTACTGGTGTTGATATTTCCCAAGCACAGATTAGTCGTGCTAGTGAATTTCTCAAGCCATATATTGAAGCAGGACGAGTATCTCTGCATGTTAGTCATGGCGGAGAACTGCCTTTACCTGATGAATCCTTTGATGGCGCATTGATTTGTTTTGTTCTGGAACATGCACACAATCCGCTAAATGTTCTCAAAGAGATAAAAAGGGTGATGAAATCAGGTAGTAGTCTTTATTGTACAGAAGCATTTAATGCGGGCGTATATACCTATCCTACTTGTCTAGCTTTTCAAACTTACTGGGAAATATTCAATCGCTATCAAAAAGAGTTAAATGGCGATCCAGATGCAGGAATAAAACTTTATAACTTGGCATTGAAGGCTGGTTTTTCTGAAGTTACTTCTGCCTATATTCCAATTTACTTGGATGACCGAATGAAAGATATTTCACGGCGGATAAATTTAATTGATTGGTTTGTTGAAGCTATATTGAGTGTAGCCCCAATCCTAATTGCTCAGGATAGAGTTACACCTTATTTAGTAGAAGAAATGACACAAGAATTATCCTGGCTAAAACATAACCAAGACACTGTGTTTATCTATCCATTCCAGCAAATAAAAGCTGTGAAGTGAGCAATACTTTGCAACAAGACTAGTAAACAATATTTAATTTAACTGAAAAAAGGACAAATCCAATGACCACATACAACGCTGAAATACAAAGTACCAACACAGGTACACAAGAACATTGCTCTGCCGATCCAGACCAATTATTAACTATTGGTCGTGCTATTAATCAACAAATCAGAGTGAAATTTGACGACACAAAATATGCAATTTATACAGTTAGAAACACTCCCCAAGAAACCCCAGATAATATTGTGCGTGTAACCCAAGAAGGAGGATCACGATTAGGACAGTCTAACTTTCCCTTCAACGTGACGATAGATTCCCAAGTAGTTAATACAACCTACAATGATGACGATGCACAAGAATCTAAAGAGTTTGTCGAAAGATTAACAGACAATGGAACTCACAAGAAACTAATAGCTATTGCTCCTCATGGTGGCCTAATTGAAATCAAGACTGACAAGCAAGCAGAACGAGTAGCTTCTCAACTAGCTAGTAAAGGTGTGTCTTGTTGGCTTTGTAAAGGTTGGGGTGATAGTACTATTGGAGCATACGATCGCTGGCACATTACATCTACTGATATTAATGAAGAATCATTTCCACTACTCAAGACCATTATTAATCGTGGATTTACTCACGCTGTAGCTTTTCATGGTTTTACGAAAAATAACATTCTCATTGGTGGTCGTGCTAGTGACCCACTCAAGCAACAAATTAAGACGGCAATTGAGAAGGCTATTGTCGGTTCTGGTATCAGTGTAGATATTGCTTCTGCAAAGAGTGGTTATGGCGGGGACACTCCTCAAAATATTGTTAATAGATTGTCTAATGGCAATGGTATTCAAATTGAGCAGTGTTCTGAAGCACGAAAACAATATTGGGAGAAAATAGCTGATGCCGTTGCTTCTGTTTACGAATCTTTAATTTAAGAGACTTTACGCACTGAAGTCTCAAACCCCGATCCCCCCTAACCACCCGATAAATTGGGGGGAAAAAGCCCCCTTTTTAAGCAGGGCTGATTCATTCCCCAAAGAGCTTTAAAAATCAAGGGTTCCAGCGATTAAAAATTAGTTATTTTGTTACTGGCGTGCCGATGAAACCAACTATTTTACTGATATTTCAGTGCTTAAATGTTCATCTCTTCGTCACGCTTACTTACAATTTTCTTGCTAACCATCTTGACAAATCCTGTTTGAAATGGAATGAAACAGCCCTGCCTTTTTAAGGGGGTTGGGGGATCTGAGTGCGTAAGTTCTATTTACAACAAGGGCTGGGGTTCTCTCCCTCACCGCCCCAATACCGTCAACAGTTAACACGATGAGCTTAATCTCTTATGTTTTCCGGAAATTAAGAGGTAATGTCAGAAAAACTAAATAAAATGACTCACTGAGTAACCAGGTCATGATCCACCACATAATTGGTAAATTATTACAAGGCCGTTACCAAATTGTCCAAAGCTTGGGAGCAGGGGTGTTTGGACAAACATACATTGCCCTAGATGTAGATTACCCAGACAATCCCAAATGCGTAGTTAAACAGATCAAAGTTAACAGTTTTGAATCTAACTACTTGGACACACTGAGGCTACTGTTTTTAACTGAAACTGAAACTCTCAAGCTTTTAGGAAGCCATCAGCAAATTCCTGAATTTATCGCCTGCTTTGAAGAAAACAAGCGATTTTATTTGGTGCAAGAATATATTGAAGGACATGCGCTAACTGCGGAATTACCCATCAGTCAAGAGTGGGGGTGTTTGTGGAGTGAAAGCGAAGTTGTAGAATTTTTATTAGATGTCTTAAGTATTCTAGAATTTGTTCATTCTCAAGGTGTTATTCATTGCGATATTAAACCAGAAAATTTAATTAGACGCGGTGTTGATGGCAAATTAGTTTTAATTGATTTTGGCTCAATCCAGTCGATTGATTTTGGCATAGGTGCGGAATTGCCTATTCATACAATTCCCGTCACTTCATTGGGGTACATACCACCAGAACAATTTATTGGTGAAACACAGCCCAATAGTGATATTTATGCTTTGGGAATGATTGCTATCCAGGCTTTAACAGGACTAGAACCACTACAATTAAAGGCTGATCCTCATACTAATGAGATTATTTGGCGTTCTCCAAACACGCCAGTTAATGATTATTTAGCGGCTGTTCTCAGCCAAATGATCCGCTACGATTACCAAAACCGCTTTCAGTCTGCGGGTGAAGTTCTGCGGGTTCTCAAACAAATGATCTGGGAACCTCAGCCAGCAGATGATAAATTTTCTTTAGAAACGACGATTGAAGATGATAATTTTAATAATCCTGCTTCTAGAAAATTATCGCCGTTATTCACAGGAATGAAAATAGGGCTAGCAGCTAATTCTTTGTTGATGGGATTTGGTGTATATTCTTTAATTAATAGTTCACCTGCGTACTCAGAAACAGAAACTTTATCTCAAGCAACAAAAGAATATCAAGCGGGGGATTTACAAGAGGCACTGGCACTAGTTAAATCTATTCCCTCCCACAGCAATATTTATCCAGAAGCTCAAGCCACAATCGAAGAATGGCAAGAACAATGGCAACTAGCTGCACAACAATACCAAATAGCTTTAGCAGCTTCTTATGAAAGTAGATGGTCAGATGTTCTTGATGCGGTTCGTCAAATTCCAGATATTTTATACTGGCAATCTAAAACAGATAAATTAGTTAAACAAGCATACATCAATATTGAAGCACAAACCCAAGATTTATTAGCTAAAGCTTACGAAAGTGCCAACATAAAAGATTTTTCTATGGCATTACAATATTTGCGCCAAATTCCTAAAGAAAGTTCTGCTGGCGCTATAGTTCAAGACAAATTGGCTGAATATAATCGCAAGCGGCAAATCAGAGCAGCTTACTTTTTAAATAAAGCTTACCATCAAGCATCTATTGGTAATTTTAGTAGGGCTGTAAAGTTCCTGAAAAATATTCCCAAAGATACTTTAGTTTACGCTGAAGCTCAAGTTAAATTGAATGAGTATACTCGAAAGCAACGTGTGCTGGCTGAACATCAAAGGGTAGCTTCTGCAAAAAGAACAAATTCATCTTTCCCTAAAAACATTCTAATTCTGAATTCTGTTAGCGCAGCGGGGCGTAGCCCATTCTGACTCCTGAATTCTGCTACATCATGTCCGGTTGAATTTATCGGATCGGTAGCTCAATGATAAACTCTAGACCTTCACCTGGTTTGGAATGGTATGTGAGCTTGCCGTGATGATTATTCACCACAATTTGATAAGCAATAGATAGACCAAGCCCTGTTCCTTTACCAATGGGTTTTGTTGTGTAAAAGGCATCGAATATTTTTGTTTCATCTGTTTTGCTGATACCTGAGCCATTGTCGGCAATTCTTAAAATAACTTGCTCTGCAATTACCTCTGTTTTGATTTTAATCACACCAGGATATTGAGCAATTTGTTTAAAGTTTTTATTTTTATGTGTTTCTTCAATTGCATCGATCGCATTAGAAATTAAATTCATAAAAACCTGATTAATTTCGCCAGGAAAACACTCAATGGGAGGCAAGTTTCCATATTCTTTAATTATTTGGATGGCTGGGCGATCGGCGTTTGCTTTAAACCGATGTCCGAGAATGAGTAGAGTACTTTCTATACCTTCATGCAAGTTAGCTAGTTTCTTACCAGCTTCTCTATGCCGTGAGAAGTTGTTCAAAGATGAGACAATTTCTATAACGCGATTTGTTCCGACTTGCATGGATTGAATGATTTTAAATAAATCATTTAGCAAAAATTCGATTTCGCTTTTTTGAATTGCCGTTTTAATTTCCTCTGGTGGTTCTGGCAGATATTTTTGATAGAGATGCAGTAAACTAACTATCTCCTGTACATACTTTTCCACAAAATTTAAGTTGCCAGCTATAAAATTGATGGGATTATTAACTTCATGAGCAATTCCTGCTGTCAGCTGACCTAAAGCTGCTACCTTTTCTGCTTGAATCAGTTGAGTTTGAGTCTGTTGTAATTCGGCATTTTTAGCGATTAAGGTTTTCGTCAAATTTCTCAGCTTGAGGTGATTTTCGATCCGCACCAAGACTTCTTCATACTGAAAAGGTTTGGTAATGTAGTCTACAGCTCCCAATTGCAAACCTTTGATTTTATCAGCAGTTTTTGCAAGACCTGTCATAAAAATCACCGGAATATCTTGGAAACGAGGATTACTTTTTAGCTGTTTACAGATTTCAAAACCATCTAAACCAGCCATCATTATATCCAGCAAGATTAAATCAGGTAAATCATCATTTTCTAATAGCCCAAGGGCTTTCTCACCGCTGCCTGCTGCCCAAACTTCAAACCCACATCGATCCAGAAAGCTGGATAAAACTTGTAAATTTGCAAGGTTATCCTCAACGACTAAAACAATTCCCCTGGAAGGAGTGTAACCCTGCGAATTTTTTTGGTCTCCAATAGTCGTTTTCATACTGTTCCCACCGCATATTGAGTCAAGAAACTGAAGATTAAATCTTCATCAAATTGCCTTGCTAGTTGGCGTAGTTAGCGAGCAAATAACGCGGAGGTTGTGTCTGTTTCTTCTAACCGAGAAGCCCAATCTTTAACGATGGAGTCTGGCTTGAGGGCGATCGCTTTTTGTAAACCTTCTTGACCGTTGCTGGCTTCAACTACATAAAGACTCACTGGTTGCAGTAAGTTTGTAATCACTGTGCAATTCTACCAGCGATCGTCAACCATCAGGATAGCGTAAAGGCTACCCTCAAAACCAATGATTTGTTTATCCGATGCAGCCATTGCAGACTTTACACCAGAAGCTAATCCCCTGACCAATTTGACTTTTCCTCATGTCCCGCTATCAGTCCTAGCTAAGGGACTTCCAAAAAATAAATTATCCCAAATTATTTGTACATTTGTAGGGGCGCATAGCTATGCGCCCCTACGACGGGATGTTGTTTTAACTGGAAGTCCCTAAGGTGTCGTCTGCGGTGGATTTGTGGGATTAGCAATTGGGGTAATTGGCACAATTGTAGGCTTTGGTTTTTCGTTTTGTAGTTGAATTTGGGCTTGGTCGCGGGCGTTTATTGCTTGGTGGTAATCAGGCTTATATTTTATTGCTCGGTTATAAGAAATAATTGCATCTTGATAGCGTTGCAAATTTAATAGAGCATTGCCTCTACTATACCAGCTTTCGTAATGGTCTGGTTTATAACGAACTGCTCTATCATAAGATGCGATCGCATCTTCATATTTTTGCAAAATGAATTGCGAATTCCCCAAGTTATACCAAAGTTGATAATCGTTTTTCTTAAAATTTGCGGCTTTATTATACGATTCTATTGCTGCTTCATAACGTTGGCTTTGATGCATTGACCAGCCCATATTATACCATGCTTGATAATTACTGGAGTTATATTTAATTACTTGATTAAAAGATTCAATTGCTTCGGGGTAACGTTGTAAATTCATGAGTATATTACCTCTAGACAACCAAGCTTGATAAAAATTTGGCTTGTATTGTACTGCTTTGTCATAAGCTGTAAACGCATCTTTATAGCGTTGTAAATTGACTAGGGCGTTCGCCGAATTGTACCAAGCTGACACGTAGTCTGGTTTGAATTCAACGGCTTTTTCATAAGCTGCGATCGCGTCACTATATCGTTTTAAATTCTGGAAAGCTAATCCTTTTTTATACCAAGCTTCAAAATCATCTCCTTTAAATTCAATCGCTTTTTCATAAGATGCAATTGCTTGGTCATATTGCCTTAAATTACTGAAAGCATCTCCTTTGGCATTCCAAACTTGGGAATTTTGATTATTTAATTCTAAGGCTTTGTTAAAAGAAGCGATCGCTTCTTGATATCGCTCTAAATTATCCAATACCAAACCTCGTCCAATCCAAGCTTCTAAATAATCAGGCTTGATTTGAATTGCTTTGTCATAGGCCGCTAAAGCATCTTTATATTTTTTCAATTGAGAAAGCGTTTTACCTTGACCATTCCATCCTTGAGCATAATCTGGTCTAATATTAACTGCTTTTTCATATACTGCTAACGCTTCTTGATAACGTTGCAAATCAAAAAGCGTATTTCCTTGTTTAGATAATTCTTTAGCATTCTTAGAATTAACGTGATTTAAAATCAATATTGATGCTATTCCACTCACACCAATCAAAAATATTGCCAACAACAATTTACCCAATATGCCTTTTTTGGGTTGAGCATTTTTTATCTTATTTGGTGGTGAAATAGGAGTCAAAGCTATTGTTTCAGCGGGTGGCTGTGTTAACTCTTGCAGCGCTTTTAATGCTACTGTTGCTGAAGGGTAACGTTGTCGAAAATCATAGCACACCATTCTATCTAAAAGTTGAGCAAATTCTGGTGTGACTGTGGTTTTATTCTGCCAGATAATTTCATTAGTATCCGGATCTTTGACTATTTCTTCAGGAGATAATCCAGTGAGGGCTTGAATAGCAATTATCCCCGTAGCATAGATATCACTGCTTAATTTTGGCGTACCATGAGCTTGTTCGCCAGGAATATATCCAGGTGTACCGATCGCAACAGTACATTGAGTTGTACCTTGGGGAGTAATAACTTGGGTAGCAATTTGTTTAACTGCCCCAAAATCAATTAAGATTAACTTGCCATCAGCAGCACGTCTGAGAATATTTCGCGGATTGACATCACGATGAATTACATTTTGTTGATGGACAAATTCTAAGATTGTCAAAATTTCTTGTAGAAGTGAAATTACCTCGTCTTGACTCCAGGTTTTCCCTGCTATTAATTCTTCACTGAGATCGTGACCTTCAATCAATTCCTGTACGAGATAAAACTCGGCGTTTTCTTCAAAATAAGCTAAAAGTTGGGGAATGCGATCGTGAGTGCCTAATTTATACAAAACTTGAGCTTCTGTATCAAATAAACGCCTCGCAGTTTCCAAAGTTACTGGATCATTTGCTTGGGGCTTGAGTTTCTTAACCACACATTGAGGCGTACCAGGTAATTGAGTATCATAAGCAACAAAAGTTTCGCCAAAACCCCCACCTCCCAAGTTACTAATAATTTGGTATCTTCCAACAAGTGTGTTTCCCAGCATCTCGTTTGCCCAGTATAAGTGCGATGCGATCTGATTTCGATTCTGCCACAGGTTAAGGGGGAGTGGAGAGATGAGGGGGATGAGGGGGATGAGGGGGATGAGGGAGATGAGGGAGATGAGGGAGACGCGGCGACGCGGCGACGCAAAGAAAAACCAATGACTAATGACTAATGACCAATGACTAATGACTAATGACCAATGACTAATGACTAATAACAAATGACAAATTTATGATTCCTATTAGTGATAATATTCGTTGTTGGAATAAGCCGATAGTTAATTATTGGCTAATTGGCATTAATATTGCCGTATTTTTATGGGAACTGAAGCTAGAGTTTAGCAACGAATTGGGCTATTTTGTTAATAGTTGGGGGGTGATTCCTGCCCAGATTAGCGGGGCGATTACAAATGCTATTTTTTTGAATTTTGCTGCTTGGATAGTTGTGCTTTGGCGTCTATTTTCGCTAATTGTTGGAATATTTTTGCACGGAAGTTTTAGTCAAATCTTGGGAAATCTGCTATTTTTATGGGTTTTTGGTAAGACTGTAGAAAATATTCTCGGACATAAACGCTATCTGGGATTGTACTTGGCGGCTGGTGTTGTGACGGGTGTGGCACAAATTCTGGCTCAACCGAGTTTGACAGTACCATTGATTGGGGCTAATGGGGCGATCGCAGCTGTTTTAGGAGCCTATATCATCAAGTTTCCTCAAGTCAAAATTTACTCAGTTTTGCCGCTAATAATTTTGTATATCCCCCTTGAAGTTCCAGCCTTTTTCTATGTATTTTGGTGGTTTGTTCAACAGCTATTTTATGGTATTGGTAGTTTAAATATTCCCCCCTTTGGTGTAAATCAATCTGGCGTTATTTACTGGGGTCAGGTTGTAGGATTACTTTTTGGTGCAGGTTTCATGCGATTTAGAACCTTTGTCAGGTGACTCGATTTTAGATTTTAGATTTACCAATTGAATAATTTATTTGTTGGGCTTCTCTTACTCAATCCAAAATCCAAAATTTAAAATCTAAAATTCAGAGATATGAAGATTGTAGGTTTCACAAATTCAATAAAATTGCTATATGTCTTTTGGCTGAAATTCCTCAGCTAGTCTCGCTGAAAAAAGTATACAGCCAGCGACCATAATCATTACTGGGAGAGGATTTCACAATTTTTAATTTTAAATTGTTTCTGTGTCTTTTGATAGATTGTATTTTTTAACTGAAAAATTCATACTCATCAAACTAGGGGATGCCTACTCTTCAAGGCGGTATTGTTGAATTATGAGCGGTGTGCAAGATGCCAAATCTTAATATAATGCATGGGAAAAAAGTTCAAGCCGAAAGTCTTGGAAAAGAATCGAATCCAACTGTCACCACCAACTTACCGCTTTTAGTCACAAATCAGCAGTTTGGATATGAGGAAAATGAGTCTTTAATTTCTGAGTCTGATACCCCATTCCCCAGGGATACTCAAGTTTTGGTGGTGGACGATGAACCAGATATTCGTGATTTAGTAACCTTTATTTTGCAAGATTATGGTGTAGAAGTAACCGCTGTAGCATCAGCACAAGATGCATTACAAGCACTGTCTGAGTCGATACCGGATGTTTTGATCAGTGATATTGGAATGCCAAAGACAGATGGTTATATGCTGATGCGTGAGGTGAGAAAGCGATCGCCCCAACAAGGAGGACACGTACCAGCGATCGCTCTCACGGCTTATGCTGGGGAAATCAATCAGCAGCAAGCACTAGCAGCAGGGTTTCAGATGCATATCCCCAAACCAATAGATCCAGATGAATTAGTCAAGGCGATCGTTGGTTTAATTAACGCAAGCTGATACTATGTCCTACGTCTGCTGCTTTACTGCTAGACTCTGGATAGTCCCTATGCTTTCAAAAATTATGGTATCTGTTGAGCAGATCATGAAACAAGCTTTAGCTTTGCCCAGTGCATCAAGAGCATTGTTGGTAGAGAAGCTGGTTGAAAGTCTTGAGTTTGATGTAGATGAAACACTTCAAATGCTGTGGACAGATGCAGCCAAGAAGCGCAGAGATGAAGTCCGGAGTGGTGCAGTTAAACCAATTCCAGGAGAGGAAGCTTTAGCTAGGGCTAGACAACTCCTAGAGTGATGAAATACGTCTTTCACCCAGCAGCATTGACTGAATATAGTGAAGCCGTAGAGTTTTACGCAGAACGTCGGGTTGAATTAGCACAGGCCTTTGTCAATTCCATTGAGGATGCTATTTTCCGAATCACTCAGTCGCCGACTCGCTGGGTTGTTGTTGAAGAAGACATTCGTCGATGTCTGACGCGCAAATTTCCATATGGAATTTTATACACTATTGAGGAAGATTACGTTTTGATTTTGGCAGTGATGCACTGTAGCCGCGAACCTGGATACTGGAAAGAGCGTGTTACAGAAAAACCATCTGATGGATAAACTGAACTGCTGCTTTCCTGCTAGACTCTGGATGTCCCTACACTTTCAAAAATTGACAAATAATCAGCCACCCTATAGCCACCACTCTTAACATGAGCCAACATCAATTCATCCCGTTGATGCCAAACTGCAAATATTTTTTCCCTACCATCATTTAGGGTTGCTGAATCCATTTGATAAACTTCATTTACTCGCTTCAGCTTCAAACCTAACAAATTTAACAATCGGCTGAGTAATTTAATTCCCCAAAGTTGTTCTTTCTCTCCAACCAAATTAATACCAAGCACTCTTTTAATATGCTTACTATGCTGCAAAGCAACATTTTTCAGTAATATTAAATCAGCATCTTTTTCCGTAAATTCTCGTCCGATTTCCAAAAATTGCAGCATTCCCAACGCTCTCATTGCCTCAACTTTGAGAGTGTAAGTCTTTAAATCTGGGAGAAAAACTTTCCCTTCACCCCAAGATAATTGCTGATGCCATTCTTGCTGGTCTCTAATGTGAAAATACTCGCTTTCATGAGTTAGATAATAGTGAATTAATAATTGAGCATAATATCCTTGATCGTCCTGCAATTTCAGCCCCGGAGTAATTTCTGTACCATATTTCTGTCTGAGAAGATATTTGTTAATTTGGTTGCGTTCTTCATCAGTCAAAGAATGTTTAACTAATAACTGCTCATATTCTACATAATCGATATCTTTAGCCTTAGCTACCGCCGTCGCCACTGCTAATTGATTTTGTTGTTTAATTTCTTTGATTTTGCGTTTAATGTCTTTAGCTTTTTGACGGCTTTGCACCCAATCTTTTTGGACTTTGACAATTTCTAAAATTAACCTCCTGCGGGTTGCTAAATCATTGGGATCGCTCGCCAAAAAAGCAAGGCGTAAATCTCGAATAATATTATTGTGAACTGCATTACTCCGCAGCTGAATTACATGTCCATCAGCAATTAAGCCATCTTGCATCGATTGACGATAGAGGCGAATCGATGCATTTACCCTTGCAGATAACTTTGCCCAAGTTCGCAAATGAATTGGGTCATGAACTAAAGGTAAATCCACGTCTATTTTATGTAATGG
It encodes the following:
- a CDS encoding type II toxin-antitoxin system RelE/ParE family toxin — protein: MKYVFHPAALTEYSEAVEFYAERRVELAQAFVNSIEDAIFRITQSPTRWVVVEEDIRRCLTRKFPYGILYTIEEDYVLILAVMHCSREPGYWKERVTEKPSDG